The following proteins are encoded in a genomic region of Phycodurus eques isolate BA_2022a chromosome 11, UOR_Pequ_1.1, whole genome shotgun sequence:
- the phactr2 gene encoding phosphatase and actin regulator 2 isoform X4, with protein sequence MEAEEWDTLTEVKAFPALRPESRFRSLSDASGFATRILWRLRGARTVDGLEKSSSLANCDVVLDSGGDAHNAPESRQQRGKLSTLGRLFKPWKWRKKKSSDRFQDLSKVLERKISTRQTREELIKKGVLVPEQANELVSREIQNGHASSSVSPEEVKVEIEIKFTQAVDPAPGPVSTVDKREKSDTKPVPRAGQAPPRDAQVRKQQSAALPASSKPAGGAAVTTRHSRDASSGAKRSVKAPGKLGSVAQAKTNPRSSNNSSRVIAKSSLPKKTQGSATKTTTTSYSTVPPRSRAPKDGESHSRGDNTRTSRTAEVNSQKASAEIPGQPEEVNSSDPHGSSSQVSLPEVEETPVVFQAALEKKAPCGDSSAGQETLRDASLEPVVHSPHINTSTEDTSFTEGVVEGNAQQEKDERTRGEAGEAQEENGEAAEETHSSPADVYTVKPQSHKVNIQQAEVTMIPDRPTESQASDSDSDGPILYRDDDEEEEEEEDEYLNSSLASKIRRRDTLNIKLGNRPSKRELEEKNILPRSSETERHELRQQIGSKLVRQLSQRPTTEELEQRNILRQKNEVEEHEAKQEIKRKLSRKLSVRPTVAELIARRILRFNEYVEVTDAKDYDRRADKPWTRLTPADKAAIRKELNEFKSSEMEVHEDSKQFTRFHRP encoded by the exons ATGGAGGCGGAAGAGTGGGACACTCTCACGGAGGTGAAGGCCTTCCCTGCCCTGCGACCCGAGTCCAGGTTCCGCTCCCTAAGCGATGCTTCAGGCTTTGCCACCAGAATCCTGTGGAGGCTCAGAGGAGCTCGCACAG TTGATGGTTTGGAGAAATCGTCATCACTGGCCAACTGCGATGTGGTATTGGACAGCGGCGGCGACGCCCACAATGCACCTGAGTCACGGCAGCAGCGAGGAAAGCTGTCCACTCTAGGCAGACTCTTCAAACCCTGGAAgtggaggaagaaaaagagcaGCGACAGGTTCCAGGATCTCTCCAAAG ttttggagagaaaaatcTCAACGAGACAAACCAGAGAGGAGCTCATCAAGAAGGGCGTGCTTGTCCCAGAACAAG CAAATGAACTCGTCAGCAGGGAAATCCAGAATGGTCACGCCAGCTCCAGCGTGTCACCGGAGGAGGTCAAAGTTGAGATTGAAATCAAATTCACCCAAGCTGTGGACCCTGCTCCTGGCCCTGTGAGCACCGTGGACAAAAGAG AGAAAAGTGACACTAAACCTGTCCCCCGGGCGGGTCAGGCGCCCCCGCGGGATGCCCAAGTTAGGAAACAGCAGAGCGCCGCTCTGCCTGCCTCGTCCAAACCTGCGGGTGGCGCTGCTGTCACGACCAGGCACAGCAGGGACGCTTCCTCGGGGGCTAAAAGGTCCGTCAAAGCCCCAGGGAAGTTGGGCTCTGTGGCGCAAGCTAAAACTAACCCGCGGAGTTCTAACAACAGTAGTCGCGTGATTG ccaAGTCCTCTCTTCCAAAGAAGACGCAAGGAAGTGCAACAaaaaccaccaccacctcctacTCCACTGTCCCTCCTCGCTCTCGCGCACCCAAGGACGGTGAGTCGCATAGCAGAGGTGACAACACTCGGACCAGCCGTACAGCAGAAGTCAATTCTCAGAAAGCTTCTGCGGAGATTCCCGGTCAGCCAGAAGAAGTCAACTCCTCGGACCCCCACGGGAGCTCTTCTCAAGTTTCTCTCCCCGAAGTTGAGGAGACCCCTGTTGTTTTTCAAGCCGCACTGGAGAAAAAAGCTCCTTGCGGCGATTCTTCTGCGGGCCAAGAGACCCTCAGAGATGCATCCCTCGAGCCTGTCGTCCACTCCCCACACATCAACACTTCCACAGAGGACACTTCCTTCACAGAGGGGGTCGTTGAGGGCAATGCCCAGCAGGAGAAAGATGAGAGGACCAGAGGGGAGGCAGGAGAGGCGCAAGAGGAAAACGGCGAGGCTGCTGAGGAGACACACTCAAG CCCAGCTGATGTGTACACTGTGAAGCCGCAGAGCCACAAAGTGAACATCCAACAGGCAGAGGTGACGATGATCCCCGACCGGCCGACGGAGAGCCAAGCCAGCGACTCGGACTCAGACGGACCCATCCTGTACCGCGAtgacgacgaggaggaggaagaggaggaggacgagtaCCTCAACA GCTCTCTGGCCAGCAAAATCCGGCGACGGGACACCCTGAACATAAAACTGGGCAACCGGCCCAGCAAGAGGGAGCTTGAGGAGAAAAACATCCTGCCGCGCAGCTCTGAGACGGAAAGACACGAGCTCCGCCAGCAGATCGGCTCCAAGCTTGTCAG GCAGTTGAGCCAAAGACCAACCACTGAGGAGCTGGAGCAGCGGAACATCCTCAGAC AGAAAAACGAAGTGGAGGAGCATGAAGCCAAGCAGGAGATTAAAAGGAAACTCTCTAGAAAG CTCAGCGTGCGGCCAACGGTGGCAGAGCTCATCGCTCGAAGAATCCTGCGTTTTAACGAGTACGTGGAGGTCACAGACGCCAAGGACTACGACCGCCGGGCGGATAAGCCGTGGACGCGACTCACACCCGCTGACAAG GCGGCCATCCGTAAGGAGCTGAATGAGTTCAAGAGCAGTGAAATGGAGGTGCATGAAGACAGCAAACAGTTTACCAG ATTTCACCGGCCTTAA
- the phactr2 gene encoding phosphatase and actin regulator 2 isoform X3: MEAEEWDTLTEVKAFPALRPESRFRSLSDASGFATRILWRLRGARTVDGLEKSSSLANCDVVLDSGGDAHNAPESRQQRGKLSTLGRLFKPWKWRKKKSSDRFQDLSKVLERKISTRQTREELIKKGVLVPEQANELVSREIQNGHASSSVSPEEVKVEIEIKFTQAVDPAPGPVSTVDKRAKSSLPKKTQGSATKTTTTSYSTVPPRSRAPKDGESHSRGDNTRTSRTAEVNSQKASAEIPGQPEEVNSSDPHGSSSQVSLPEVEETPVVFQAALEKKAPCGDSSAGQETLRDASLEPVVHSPHINTSTEDTSFTEGVVEGNAQQEKDERTRGEAGEAQEENGEAAEETHSSPADVYTVKPQSHKVNIQQAEVTMIPDRPTESQASDSDSDGPILYRDDDEEEEEEEDEYLNSSLASKIRRRDTLNIKLGNRPSKRELEEKNILPRSSETERHELRQQIGSKLVRQLSQRPTTEELEQRNILRQKNEVEEHEAKQEIKRKLSRKLSVRPTVAELIARRILRFNEYVEVTDAKDYDRRADKPWTRLTPADKAAIRKELNEFKSSEMEVHEDSKQFTRFHRP; the protein is encoded by the exons ATGGAGGCGGAAGAGTGGGACACTCTCACGGAGGTGAAGGCCTTCCCTGCCCTGCGACCCGAGTCCAGGTTCCGCTCCCTAAGCGATGCTTCAGGCTTTGCCACCAGAATCCTGTGGAGGCTCAGAGGAGCTCGCACAG TTGATGGTTTGGAGAAATCGTCATCACTGGCCAACTGCGATGTGGTATTGGACAGCGGCGGCGACGCCCACAATGCACCTGAGTCACGGCAGCAGCGAGGAAAGCTGTCCACTCTAGGCAGACTCTTCAAACCCTGGAAgtggaggaagaaaaagagcaGCGACAGGTTCCAGGATCTCTCCAAAG ttttggagagaaaaatcTCAACGAGACAAACCAGAGAGGAGCTCATCAAGAAGGGCGTGCTTGTCCCAGAACAAG CAAATGAACTCGTCAGCAGGGAAATCCAGAATGGTCACGCCAGCTCCAGCGTGTCACCGGAGGAGGTCAAAGTTGAGATTGAAATCAAATTCACCCAAGCTGTGGACCCTGCTCCTGGCCCTGTGAGCACCGTGGACAAAAGAG ccaAGTCCTCTCTTCCAAAGAAGACGCAAGGAAGTGCAACAaaaaccaccaccacctcctacTCCACTGTCCCTCCTCGCTCTCGCGCACCCAAGGACGGTGAGTCGCATAGCAGAGGTGACAACACTCGGACCAGCCGTACAGCAGAAGTCAATTCTCAGAAAGCTTCTGCGGAGATTCCCGGTCAGCCAGAAGAAGTCAACTCCTCGGACCCCCACGGGAGCTCTTCTCAAGTTTCTCTCCCCGAAGTTGAGGAGACCCCTGTTGTTTTTCAAGCCGCACTGGAGAAAAAAGCTCCTTGCGGCGATTCTTCTGCGGGCCAAGAGACCCTCAGAGATGCATCCCTCGAGCCTGTCGTCCACTCCCCACACATCAACACTTCCACAGAGGACACTTCCTTCACAGAGGGGGTCGTTGAGGGCAATGCCCAGCAGGAGAAAGATGAGAGGACCAGAGGGGAGGCAGGAGAGGCGCAAGAGGAAAACGGCGAGGCTGCTGAGGAGACACACTCAAG CCCAGCTGATGTGTACACTGTGAAGCCGCAGAGCCACAAAGTGAACATCCAACAGGCAGAGGTGACGATGATCCCCGACCGGCCGACGGAGAGCCAAGCCAGCGACTCGGACTCAGACGGACCCATCCTGTACCGCGAtgacgacgaggaggaggaagaggaggaggacgagtaCCTCAACA GCTCTCTGGCCAGCAAAATCCGGCGACGGGACACCCTGAACATAAAACTGGGCAACCGGCCCAGCAAGAGGGAGCTTGAGGAGAAAAACATCCTGCCGCGCAGCTCTGAGACGGAAAGACACGAGCTCCGCCAGCAGATCGGCTCCAAGCTTGTCAG GCAGTTGAGCCAAAGACCAACCACTGAGGAGCTGGAGCAGCGGAACATCCTCAGAC AGAAAAACGAAGTGGAGGAGCATGAAGCCAAGCAGGAGATTAAAAGGAAACTCTCTAGAAAG CTCAGCGTGCGGCCAACGGTGGCAGAGCTCATCGCTCGAAGAATCCTGCGTTTTAACGAGTACGTGGAGGTCACAGACGCCAAGGACTACGACCGCCGGGCGGATAAGCCGTGGACGCGACTCACACCCGCTGACAAG GCGGCCATCCGTAAGGAGCTGAATGAGTTCAAGAGCAGTGAAATGGAGGTGCATGAAGACAGCAAACAGTTTACCAG ATTTCACCGGCCTTAA
- the phactr2 gene encoding phosphatase and actin regulator 2 isoform X2, giving the protein MEHDVDGLEKSSSLANCDVVLDSGGDAHNAPESRQQRGKLSTLGRLFKPWKWRKKKSSDRFQDLSKVLERKISTRQTREELIKKGVLVPEQANELVSREIQNGHASSSVSPEEVKVEIEIKFTQAVDPAPGPVSTVDKREKSDTKPVPRAGQAPPRDAQVRKQQSAALPASSKPAGGAAVTTRHSRDASSGAKRSVKAPGKLGSVAQAKTNPRSSNNSSRVIAKSSLPKKTQGSATKTTTTSYSTVPPRSRAPKDGESHSRGDNTRTSRTAEVNSQKASAEIPGQPEEVNSSDPHGSSSQVSLPEVEETPVVFQAALEKKAPCGDSSAGQETLRDASLEPVVHSPHINTSTEDTSFTEGVVEGNAQQEKDERTRGEAGEAQEENGEAAEETHSSPADVYTVKPQSHKVNIQQAEVTMIPDRPTESQASDSDSDGPILYRDDDEEEEEEEDEYLNSSLASKIRRRDTLNIKLGNRPSKRELEEKNILPRSSETERHELRQQIGSKLVRQLSQRPTTEELEQRNILRQKNEVEEHEAKQEIKRKLSRKLSVRPTVAELIARRILRFNEYVEVTDAKDYDRRADKPWTRLTPADKAAIRKELNEFKSSEMEVHEDSKQFTRFHRP; this is encoded by the exons ATGGAACATGATG TTGATGGTTTGGAGAAATCGTCATCACTGGCCAACTGCGATGTGGTATTGGACAGCGGCGGCGACGCCCACAATGCACCTGAGTCACGGCAGCAGCGAGGAAAGCTGTCCACTCTAGGCAGACTCTTCAAACCCTGGAAgtggaggaagaaaaagagcaGCGACAGGTTCCAGGATCTCTCCAAAG ttttggagagaaaaatcTCAACGAGACAAACCAGAGAGGAGCTCATCAAGAAGGGCGTGCTTGTCCCAGAACAAG CAAATGAACTCGTCAGCAGGGAAATCCAGAATGGTCACGCCAGCTCCAGCGTGTCACCGGAGGAGGTCAAAGTTGAGATTGAAATCAAATTCACCCAAGCTGTGGACCCTGCTCCTGGCCCTGTGAGCACCGTGGACAAAAGAG AGAAAAGTGACACTAAACCTGTCCCCCGGGCGGGTCAGGCGCCCCCGCGGGATGCCCAAGTTAGGAAACAGCAGAGCGCCGCTCTGCCTGCCTCGTCCAAACCTGCGGGTGGCGCTGCTGTCACGACCAGGCACAGCAGGGACGCTTCCTCGGGGGCTAAAAGGTCCGTCAAAGCCCCAGGGAAGTTGGGCTCTGTGGCGCAAGCTAAAACTAACCCGCGGAGTTCTAACAACAGTAGTCGCGTGATTG ccaAGTCCTCTCTTCCAAAGAAGACGCAAGGAAGTGCAACAaaaaccaccaccacctcctacTCCACTGTCCCTCCTCGCTCTCGCGCACCCAAGGACGGTGAGTCGCATAGCAGAGGTGACAACACTCGGACCAGCCGTACAGCAGAAGTCAATTCTCAGAAAGCTTCTGCGGAGATTCCCGGTCAGCCAGAAGAAGTCAACTCCTCGGACCCCCACGGGAGCTCTTCTCAAGTTTCTCTCCCCGAAGTTGAGGAGACCCCTGTTGTTTTTCAAGCCGCACTGGAGAAAAAAGCTCCTTGCGGCGATTCTTCTGCGGGCCAAGAGACCCTCAGAGATGCATCCCTCGAGCCTGTCGTCCACTCCCCACACATCAACACTTCCACAGAGGACACTTCCTTCACAGAGGGGGTCGTTGAGGGCAATGCCCAGCAGGAGAAAGATGAGAGGACCAGAGGGGAGGCAGGAGAGGCGCAAGAGGAAAACGGCGAGGCTGCTGAGGAGACACACTCAAG CCCAGCTGATGTGTACACTGTGAAGCCGCAGAGCCACAAAGTGAACATCCAACAGGCAGAGGTGACGATGATCCCCGACCGGCCGACGGAGAGCCAAGCCAGCGACTCGGACTCAGACGGACCCATCCTGTACCGCGAtgacgacgaggaggaggaagaggaggaggacgagtaCCTCAACA GCTCTCTGGCCAGCAAAATCCGGCGACGGGACACCCTGAACATAAAACTGGGCAACCGGCCCAGCAAGAGGGAGCTTGAGGAGAAAAACATCCTGCCGCGCAGCTCTGAGACGGAAAGACACGAGCTCCGCCAGCAGATCGGCTCCAAGCTTGTCAG GCAGTTGAGCCAAAGACCAACCACTGAGGAGCTGGAGCAGCGGAACATCCTCAGAC AGAAAAACGAAGTGGAGGAGCATGAAGCCAAGCAGGAGATTAAAAGGAAACTCTCTAGAAAG CTCAGCGTGCGGCCAACGGTGGCAGAGCTCATCGCTCGAAGAATCCTGCGTTTTAACGAGTACGTGGAGGTCACAGACGCCAAGGACTACGACCGCCGGGCGGATAAGCCGTGGACGCGACTCACACCCGCTGACAAG GCGGCCATCCGTAAGGAGCTGAATGAGTTCAAGAGCAGTGAAATGGAGGTGCATGAAGACAGCAAACAGTTTACCAG ATTTCACCGGCCTTAA
- the phactr2 gene encoding phosphatase and actin regulator 2 isoform X1 — protein MGQTAVSAVSHTPSVDGLEKSSSLANCDVVLDSGGDAHNAPESRQQRGKLSTLGRLFKPWKWRKKKSSDRFQDLSKVLERKISTRQTREELIKKGVLVPEQANELVSREIQNGHASSSVSPEEVKVEIEIKFTQAVDPAPGPVSTVDKREKSDTKPVPRAGQAPPRDAQVRKQQSAALPASSKPAGGAAVTTRHSRDASSGAKRSVKAPGKLGSVAQAKTNPRSSNNSSRVIAKSSLPKKTQGSATKTTTTSYSTVPPRSRAPKDGESHSRGDNTRTSRTAEVNSQKASAEIPGQPEEVNSSDPHGSSSQVSLPEVEETPVVFQAALEKKAPCGDSSAGQETLRDASLEPVVHSPHINTSTEDTSFTEGVVEGNAQQEKDERTRGEAGEAQEENGEAAEETHSSPADVYTVKPQSHKVNIQQAEVTMIPDRPTESQASDSDSDGPILYRDDDEEEEEEEDEYLNSSLASKIRRRDTLNIKLGNRPSKRELEEKNILPRSSETERHELRQQIGSKLVRQLSQRPTTEELEQRNILRQKNEVEEHEAKQEIKRKLSRKLSVRPTVAELIARRILRFNEYVEVTDAKDYDRRADKPWTRLTPADKAAIRKELNEFKSSEMEVHEDSKQFTRFHRP, from the exons ATGGGCCAGACTGCTGTGTCTGCCGTGTCTCACACACCCAGTG TTGATGGTTTGGAGAAATCGTCATCACTGGCCAACTGCGATGTGGTATTGGACAGCGGCGGCGACGCCCACAATGCACCTGAGTCACGGCAGCAGCGAGGAAAGCTGTCCACTCTAGGCAGACTCTTCAAACCCTGGAAgtggaggaagaaaaagagcaGCGACAGGTTCCAGGATCTCTCCAAAG ttttggagagaaaaatcTCAACGAGACAAACCAGAGAGGAGCTCATCAAGAAGGGCGTGCTTGTCCCAGAACAAG CAAATGAACTCGTCAGCAGGGAAATCCAGAATGGTCACGCCAGCTCCAGCGTGTCACCGGAGGAGGTCAAAGTTGAGATTGAAATCAAATTCACCCAAGCTGTGGACCCTGCTCCTGGCCCTGTGAGCACCGTGGACAAAAGAG AGAAAAGTGACACTAAACCTGTCCCCCGGGCGGGTCAGGCGCCCCCGCGGGATGCCCAAGTTAGGAAACAGCAGAGCGCCGCTCTGCCTGCCTCGTCCAAACCTGCGGGTGGCGCTGCTGTCACGACCAGGCACAGCAGGGACGCTTCCTCGGGGGCTAAAAGGTCCGTCAAAGCCCCAGGGAAGTTGGGCTCTGTGGCGCAAGCTAAAACTAACCCGCGGAGTTCTAACAACAGTAGTCGCGTGATTG ccaAGTCCTCTCTTCCAAAGAAGACGCAAGGAAGTGCAACAaaaaccaccaccacctcctacTCCACTGTCCCTCCTCGCTCTCGCGCACCCAAGGACGGTGAGTCGCATAGCAGAGGTGACAACACTCGGACCAGCCGTACAGCAGAAGTCAATTCTCAGAAAGCTTCTGCGGAGATTCCCGGTCAGCCAGAAGAAGTCAACTCCTCGGACCCCCACGGGAGCTCTTCTCAAGTTTCTCTCCCCGAAGTTGAGGAGACCCCTGTTGTTTTTCAAGCCGCACTGGAGAAAAAAGCTCCTTGCGGCGATTCTTCTGCGGGCCAAGAGACCCTCAGAGATGCATCCCTCGAGCCTGTCGTCCACTCCCCACACATCAACACTTCCACAGAGGACACTTCCTTCACAGAGGGGGTCGTTGAGGGCAATGCCCAGCAGGAGAAAGATGAGAGGACCAGAGGGGAGGCAGGAGAGGCGCAAGAGGAAAACGGCGAGGCTGCTGAGGAGACACACTCAAG CCCAGCTGATGTGTACACTGTGAAGCCGCAGAGCCACAAAGTGAACATCCAACAGGCAGAGGTGACGATGATCCCCGACCGGCCGACGGAGAGCCAAGCCAGCGACTCGGACTCAGACGGACCCATCCTGTACCGCGAtgacgacgaggaggaggaagaggaggaggacgagtaCCTCAACA GCTCTCTGGCCAGCAAAATCCGGCGACGGGACACCCTGAACATAAAACTGGGCAACCGGCCCAGCAAGAGGGAGCTTGAGGAGAAAAACATCCTGCCGCGCAGCTCTGAGACGGAAAGACACGAGCTCCGCCAGCAGATCGGCTCCAAGCTTGTCAG GCAGTTGAGCCAAAGACCAACCACTGAGGAGCTGGAGCAGCGGAACATCCTCAGAC AGAAAAACGAAGTGGAGGAGCATGAAGCCAAGCAGGAGATTAAAAGGAAACTCTCTAGAAAG CTCAGCGTGCGGCCAACGGTGGCAGAGCTCATCGCTCGAAGAATCCTGCGTTTTAACGAGTACGTGGAGGTCACAGACGCCAAGGACTACGACCGCCGGGCGGATAAGCCGTGGACGCGACTCACACCCGCTGACAAG GCGGCCATCCGTAAGGAGCTGAATGAGTTCAAGAGCAGTGAAATGGAGGTGCATGAAGACAGCAAACAGTTTACCAG ATTTCACCGGCCTTAA
- the sf3b5 gene encoding splicing factor 3B subunit 5 produces the protein MTDRYNIHSQLEHLQSKYIGTGHADTSKWEWLVNQHRDSHCSYMGHFDLLNYFSVAENESKARVRFNLMEKMLQPCGPPADKPDES, from the coding sequence ACATCCACAGCCAGCTGGAGCACCTCCAGTCCAAGTACATCGGCACCGGCCACGCCGACACCAGCAAGTGGGAATGGCTGGTGAACCAGCACCGAGACTCGCACTGCTCGTACATGGGCCACTTCGACCTGCTCAACTACTTCTCCGTGGCCGAGAACGAGAGCAAAGCCCGGGTCCGCTTTAACCTGATGGAGAAGATGCTCCAGCCGTGTGGACCCCCCGCAGACAAGCCGGACGAATCATAG